Proteins from a genomic interval of Chroococcidiopsis thermalis PCC 7203:
- a CDS encoding YlxR family protein translates to MKPNYRRCISCGRVALKSEFWRIVRDRDSGELQLDRGMGRSAYICPQASCLQVAQKKNRLGRSLKVKTVSEVLYQTLLQRLVTEP, encoded by the coding sequence ATGAAACCTAACTATCGCCGTTGTATCAGCTGCGGTCGCGTGGCATTAAAATCGGAGTTTTGGCGCATTGTCCGCGATCGCGACTCGGGAGAGTTACAATTAGATCGGGGCATGGGGCGTTCTGCTTACATCTGTCCCCAAGCAAGCTGTCTACAAGTGGCGCAAAAGAAAAACCGCTTGGGGCGATCGCTCAAGGTCAAGACAGTCTCAGAGGTGCTTTATCAAACTCTATTGCAGCGCCTAGTTACAGAACCATAA
- the nusA gene encoding transcription termination factor NusA, which produces MSMVSLPGLKELIESISRERNLPRNAVQNALREALLKGYERYRRAQNLDKKHFEEEYFDNFEVELDVEEQGFRVLATKTIIEEVTNSDHEISLKDVQEFAGDAAQIGDSVLVDVTPDKEEFGRMAAMQTKQVLSQKLRDQQRQMIQEEFQDIEDTVLQARVLRFERQSVIMAVSSSFGQPEVEAELPKREQLPNDNYRANATFKVYLKKVLQGQHRGPQLLVSRADAGLVVYLFANEVPEIEDEVVRIVAVAREANPPSRHVGPRTKIAVDTLDRDVDPVGACIGARGSRIQVVVNELRGEKIDVIRWSPDPATYIANALSPARVDEVRLMDPETRQTHVLVAEDQLSLAIGKEGQNVRLAARLTGWKIDIKDRDKYDYAAEDAKFAAAARQQAAAQLEEELAEEELAEEELEDMIETVDDTGEALDEELETSEELEESATNEL; this is translated from the coding sequence ATGTCAATGGTTAGCCTACCGGGTCTAAAAGAATTAATTGAAAGCATCAGCCGCGAACGGAATTTACCTCGGAATGCGGTACAAAACGCTCTGAGAGAAGCTTTGCTAAAAGGCTACGAGCGCTATCGGCGAGCGCAAAATCTAGACAAAAAGCATTTTGAAGAAGAATATTTTGACAACTTTGAAGTAGAGTTGGATGTTGAAGAACAAGGCTTTCGAGTTCTAGCAACTAAAACGATTATTGAAGAAGTCACCAACTCCGACCACGAGATTTCCCTCAAAGACGTGCAAGAATTTGCAGGGGATGCAGCTCAAATTGGTGATTCCGTGCTAGTTGACGTGACTCCAGATAAAGAAGAGTTTGGACGCATGGCAGCGATGCAGACAAAACAAGTTTTGTCGCAAAAACTCCGCGATCAGCAGCGTCAAATGATCCAAGAGGAATTTCAAGATATAGAAGATACCGTACTGCAAGCTAGAGTACTACGGTTTGAGCGACAGTCAGTGATTATGGCGGTTAGTAGCAGCTTCGGTCAGCCAGAAGTCGAAGCAGAACTACCCAAGCGGGAGCAACTACCTAACGATAATTATCGCGCCAATGCTACTTTTAAGGTTTATCTCAAGAAAGTCTTGCAGGGACAACATCGAGGTCCACAGTTATTAGTTTCCAGGGCTGATGCTGGTCTAGTCGTGTATTTATTTGCGAATGAAGTGCCGGAAATAGAGGATGAAGTCGTCCGCATTGTCGCTGTAGCCAGGGAAGCCAATCCTCCCTCCAGGCATGTCGGTCCTCGAACAAAAATTGCTGTCGATACCCTAGACCGAGATGTAGACCCAGTAGGGGCATGTATTGGCGCTAGAGGGTCGCGAATTCAAGTCGTAGTCAACGAATTACGCGGAGAAAAAATTGATGTGATTCGCTGGTCGCCCGATCCAGCTACTTATATTGCCAATGCTTTGAGTCCGGCTAGGGTGGATGAAGTACGGTTGATGGACCCGGAAACTCGTCAGACTCACGTATTGGTGGCAGAAGATCAACTCAGTTTGGCAATTGGTAAAGAAGGACAAAACGTCCGTCTAGCCGCCCGTTTGACAGGATGGAAAATTGACATCAAAGACCGCGACAAATACGATTACGCCGCTGAAGATGCTAAATTTGCGGCAGCAGCTAGACAACAAGCCGCCGCACAGTTAGAGGAAGAATTAGCAGAGGAAGAATTGGCAGAGGAAGAACTAGAAGACATGATAGAAACAGTAGATGACACTGGCGAAGCATTGGATGAAGAACTGGAAACATCTGAGGAGCTAGAAGAATCGGCGACTAACGAACTGTGA
- the rimP gene encoding ribosome maturation factor RimP: MAHPLIPQIIELASPVAEDLGLEIVDVVFHTNHRPPVLRVDIRNPQQDTGLDDCERMSRALEATLDTADVIPDAYVLEVSSPGISRQLVADRDFISFKGFPAIVTLSEPYEGHTEWTGQLIKRDETAVFLNQKGRAIAIPRSLITRVQLDERH, from the coding sequence ATGGCTCATCCCTTAATTCCCCAAATCATTGAACTCGCCTCGCCTGTAGCAGAAGATCTAGGGTTGGAAATCGTTGATGTTGTTTTCCATACAAACCATCGTCCGCCAGTGCTGCGCGTGGACATCCGCAATCCGCAGCAAGACACCGGACTAGACGACTGCGAACGCATGAGCCGCGCTTTAGAAGCAACGCTAGATACAGCAGATGTCATTCCTGATGCTTACGTTTTGGAGGTTTCTAGTCCAGGGATATCGCGCCAGCTGGTGGCAGACCGAGACTTTATTTCTTTTAAAGGATTCCCTGCGATCGTCACCTTATCCGAACCCTATGAAGGTCATACAGAGTGGACGGGTCAATTAATTAAGCGCGATGAAACCGCAGTGTTTTTGAATCAAAAAGGTCGGGCGATCGCCATTCCCCGCTCTCTCATCACCAGGGTACAACTGGACGAGCGCCACTAA
- a CDS encoding ABC transporter permease, with translation MSRSKSLQYYILARLLLTPLMLWTIVTVVFLLLRATPGDPVDAVLGGRAPESVKQEYRQRLGLLDPLPIQYIRYIGSLLRFDLGSSITTQGESVWQTIGQHFPATAELAVFSMAFALIIGISVGMLAASRPNSWLDVGGRLFGIITYALPLFWVGMLMQLVFAVQLGWFPLGTRFPTSIPAPEGFTGLYTIDSLLSGNFTQFFSAIYYLLLPSLTLGLLLSGIFERIVRVNLKHTLKADYVEAARARGIPERRILFAHALKNALIPVITIMGLTFASLLGGAILTEVTFSWPGLANRLYEAISLRDYPTVQGILVFFGTIVVLASIIIDILNASIDPRIRY, from the coding sequence ATGTCTCGCTCAAAATCTCTGCAATATTACATTCTGGCTCGATTGCTGCTGACACCACTCATGCTGTGGACGATCGTGACTGTGGTATTTTTGTTGTTAAGAGCAACTCCTGGCGATCCCGTCGATGCTGTGTTAGGAGGACGCGCCCCAGAAAGCGTCAAGCAAGAATATCGGCAACGGTTAGGGCTACTCGATCCTTTGCCAATTCAATACATTCGTTACATTGGTAGTCTTTTACGTTTCGATCTCGGTAGTTCCATTACGACTCAAGGGGAATCCGTTTGGCAAACCATCGGACAGCACTTCCCCGCTACGGCAGAATTAGCCGTATTTAGCATGGCATTTGCGCTCATCATTGGAATTAGCGTCGGAATGCTAGCTGCTTCCCGCCCTAATTCTTGGTTAGATGTAGGGGGGCGATTATTTGGGATTATCACTTATGCCTTACCCTTATTCTGGGTAGGAATGTTAATGCAGTTGGTATTTGCGGTACAGTTAGGGTGGTTTCCCTTGGGAACGCGCTTTCCAACTTCTATACCCGCGCCGGAAGGTTTTACAGGACTCTACACTATTGATAGTCTATTAAGCGGCAATTTTACCCAATTTTTCAGTGCTATCTATTACCTATTGCTGCCGAGTCTAACTCTAGGACTTTTACTATCGGGAATTTTCGAGCGCATTGTTCGCGTCAACCTCAAACATACCCTTAAAGCTGACTATGTAGAAGCTGCCCGTGCTAGGGGAATTCCCGAACGACGGATCTTATTTGCCCATGCTTTAAAAAATGCCTTAATTCCCGTGATTACGATTATGGGACTCACTTTCGCCTCTTTATTAGGTGGAGCAATCTTAACTGAGGTGACATTTTCTTGGCCTGGTTTAGCCAACCGCCTCTACGAAGCAATTTCCTTGCGCGATTATCCTACCGTTCAAGGGATTTTAGTATTCTTTGGTACGATCGTCGTGCTTGCCAGCATCATCATTGATATTCTCAATGCCTCCATCGATCCCCGCATTCGTTATTAA
- a CDS encoding AraC family transcriptional regulator: MDNAARTPARCERAKFWRQPEFGNLELLRATYITHAFCRHIHEAYTIGVIEQGVEKFTYQGEMHFAPAGTVVIVNPGEVHTGSAGVENGWTYRVLYPDVSLLQQAAAEAFVGRQVMPYFPQAVIDDRQLAQQILQLHQSLETSPSQLEKDTRWLGTLVKLIQRHAGDRPTLKQIGKQDKPIARIRSYLEANYTENISLEKLAAIANLSPFYLLRTFRDRVGMPPYEYLTQVRVAKAKRLLSRGYAIAQVAQQTGFADQSHLTRQFKRFVGVTPGKYSKPVG, from the coding sequence ATGGATAACGCTGCTAGAACTCCAGCTAGGTGCGAACGTGCTAAGTTTTGGCGACAGCCGGAGTTTGGTAATTTGGAGTTACTTAGAGCAACTTATATTACTCATGCTTTCTGCCGACACATTCACGAAGCTTATACTATCGGTGTCATCGAACAAGGGGTAGAAAAGTTTACTTACCAAGGCGAAATGCATTTTGCCCCTGCTGGTACGGTGGTGATTGTCAACCCTGGTGAGGTGCATACGGGAAGTGCGGGAGTTGAGAATGGTTGGACTTATCGCGTGTTATATCCCGATGTGAGTTTATTGCAACAAGCTGCGGCTGAGGCTTTTGTGGGGCGACAGGTTATGCCTTATTTTCCGCAAGCCGTGATTGACGATCGCCAGCTTGCTCAACAGATATTACAACTACATCAAAGTTTAGAAACTTCGCCGTCGCAGTTAGAAAAAGATACGCGCTGGTTGGGAACGCTTGTAAAATTGATTCAACGTCATGCAGGCGATCGCCCTACACTGAAACAAATAGGTAAACAAGACAAACCGATCGCGCGAATTAGATCGTATTTAGAAGCAAATTATACAGAAAATATTTCTTTAGAAAAACTTGCCGCGATCGCCAATCTCAGTCCGTTTTATTTATTACGAACATTTCGCGATCGCGTTGGTATGCCACCTTACGAGTATTTAACTCAAGTGCGGGTGGCAAAAGCAAAAAGGCTTTTATCACGAGGATATGCGATCGCGCAGGTGGCGCAACAAACGGGTTTTGCCGATCAAAGTCATTTAACCAGGCAATTCAAGCGTTTTGTTGGAGTCACGCCAGGGAAGTATAGTAAACCAGTCGGATAA
- a CDS encoding ATP-dependent helicase, which yields MPEANLTDQLSIPTPDSSTGAQLCARTNNWEQLRNSLRPGQQQMADWQGGQLAVSAVPGAGKSTGMAAATAIAIARYQLHAKRAIVVVTFTRSAAANIKGKIRRYLREELSLPPRGFTVNTLHGLALNIASRYPDLSGLPLDNATLITPNQSHRLIRTCVEQWIAANPRLYSRLLEGRQFDGEETERLRRQSVLRTEVLPGLAYLVIHEAKSSGYQPQQLRVLGEQAIDEYEILTVAAGLYEQYQNLMRSRDLIDYDDMILAALRVLENPSARRNEQKQVFAVFEDEAQDSSPLQTKLLEILAQDPENPDLPPNLIRVGDPNQAINSTFTPADPIYFRRFCEECQQQQLLATMDMAGRSTRIVIAAANFMLGWVNGREQGVGSREQGGRGQGGQGGQGSGQPITNYQLPITSLPFRAQTIHPVSLDDPQPDANPAPIGGGLELHTPRDIHHTAELIGRRVVALCQAGSNGETQTPETPNNLRMAVLVRENRQGRWLAEAIAPICQEHNIVVYEVSESDRHSQVPAEVLALLQFLDRPHSPDYLKAALEVLVQRQLIQPQDLNALATIPEQFLYPGPLDAPQPEPAQKASHLCRSLLRARMELPPYQLISFLALTLNYDQAELATADKLAERVQQQLAGNGSHNLAAMLLVLSEIVNSEKFEAVDTEDSEARYTRPGQLTIITMHKAKGLDWDCVFIPFLHENTIPGNLRVLPQAHFLGDFTVAEVARAQIRAALHEQFPLPDVATAWEQAKQLKTAEEFRLLYVAITRAKRLLWISAAQKAPFTWSKPENLDNSRPCPVFSALVRQFPRSLVTT from the coding sequence ATGCCAGAAGCCAACCTCACCGACCAATTATCCATCCCGACTCCCGACTCTAGTACGGGCGCACAGCTGTGCGCCCGTACAAATAATTGGGAACAGCTGCGCAACAGCTTGCGCCCAGGACAGCAACAAATGGCAGATTGGCAGGGGGGACAGTTGGCAGTCTCGGCAGTGCCAGGGGCAGGCAAATCGACGGGAATGGCAGCAGCAACGGCAATTGCGATCGCCCGCTATCAATTACATGCCAAACGTGCGATTGTTGTTGTTACATTTACTCGTTCTGCGGCAGCAAATATTAAAGGTAAGATTCGCAGGTATTTACGAGAAGAATTATCTCTACCACCAAGAGGATTCACTGTCAATACCCTACACGGTTTAGCGCTGAATATTGCCAGCCGCTATCCTGACTTGTCGGGACTACCGTTGGATAACGCGACGTTAATCACGCCCAACCAGAGCCACCGCTTGATTCGGACTTGTGTAGAACAGTGGATTGCTGCTAATCCCCGCTTGTATTCTCGGTTACTCGAAGGTAGGCAATTTGACGGCGAAGAAACAGAACGCTTACGGCGACAGTCGGTATTGCGGACAGAAGTACTACCAGGATTAGCTTATTTAGTCATTCACGAAGCGAAAAGCTCTGGATATCAACCGCAACAGTTGCGAGTGTTGGGCGAACAGGCAATAGATGAATATGAAATTTTAACCGTCGCCGCTGGATTGTACGAACAGTATCAGAATCTAATGCGATCGCGCGATTTAATCGACTACGACGATATGATTTTGGCAGCGCTACGGGTACTAGAAAATCCTAGCGCCAGACGCAACGAACAAAAGCAAGTTTTTGCCGTATTTGAAGACGAAGCTCAAGACTCTTCACCCCTGCAAACCAAACTCTTAGAAATTCTGGCGCAAGATCCAGAAAACCCAGATTTACCACCAAATTTAATCCGCGTTGGCGATCCCAACCAAGCAATTAATTCTACCTTTACCCCTGCCGACCCAATTTATTTTCGTCGCTTCTGCGAAGAGTGCCAGCAGCAACAACTTTTGGCGACAATGGATATGGCAGGACGCAGCACCAGAATTGTCATTGCCGCAGCTAACTTTATGTTGGGGTGGGTGAATGGAAGGGAGCAGGGAGTAGGGAGTAGGGAGCAGGGAGGAAGGGGACAAGGGGGACAAGGGGGACAAGGGAGCGGTCAACCAATTACCAATTACCAATTACCAATTACCTCTTTGCCATTTCGAGCGCAAACGATTCATCCGGTTAGCCTGGACGACCCGCAGCCGGATGCTAATCCTGCGCCGATTGGTGGGGGATTGGAGTTGCATACGCCTCGCGATATTCATCACACGGCAGAATTGATTGGTCGGCGGGTAGTGGCGCTGTGTCAAGCAGGATCGAATGGAGAAACACAAACTCCAGAAACACCGAATAATCTGCGCATGGCGGTTTTAGTGAGGGAAAACAGACAGGGACGATGGCTGGCTGAAGCGATCGCGCCGATTTGCCAAGAGCATAATATCGTAGTGTACGAGGTTTCAGAAAGCGATCGCCATTCTCAAGTTCCGGCGGAAGTGCTAGCACTGCTGCAATTCCTCGACCGTCCTCACTCCCCCGATTATCTCAAAGCTGCCTTGGAAGTTTTGGTACAGCGTCAGTTAATCCAACCGCAAGATTTGAACGCGCTGGCAACCATTCCCGAACAATTTCTGTATCCTGGTCCTTTAGACGCACCTCAACCCGAACCAGCTCAAAAAGCCAGTCATTTGTGCCGCAGCCTGCTTCGCGCTCGCATGGAGTTACCTCCCTATCAATTAATTTCCTTCCTTGCCTTAACCCTGAATTACGACCAAGCAGAACTCGCGACAGCAGATAAGCTAGCAGAACGAGTGCAGCAACAACTTGCTGGTAATGGCAGTCATAATTTGGCTGCCATGTTGCTAGTGTTGAGCGAAATTGTCAATTCGGAAAAATTTGAAGCCGTGGATACGGAAGATTCCGAGGCGCGTTATACCCGTCCTGGGCAACTGACAATTATTACCATGCACAAAGCTAAAGGATTGGATTGGGACTGCGTATTCATTCCGTTTTTACACGAAAATACAATTCCTGGAAATCTGCGCGTTTTACCTCAAGCTCATTTTTTGGGAGATTTCACCGTTGCAGAAGTTGCCCGCGCCCAAATTCGCGCTGCTTTGCACGAACAATTTCCCTTACCCGATGTTGCTACGGCGTGGGAACAGGCAAAACAACTCAAGACAGCAGAAGAGTTTCGCTTACTTTATGTTGCCATCACTCGCGCCAAACGGTTACTGTGGATTTCTGCGGCACAAAAAGCACCTTTCACCTGGAGCAAACCTGAAAATTTAGATAACAGTCGCCCCTGTCCGGTATTTTCGGCTTTAGTGCGCCAATTTCCGCGATCGCTAGTCACAACATAA
- a CDS encoding HNH endonuclease: MSLEDNSLKELFRLASKIGKKRYHRLTAQDFANYRKFDNWRYINGDGECGTTQESKDWVRSNSDFYCPICGDDYSQKGGKSIDHKLPRSQYPWLSMEFKNLWVICKTCNQEKGEMHWYEYEHYMLVNHPDLYLVIKAVRPIQLLQSLKNKINK, translated from the coding sequence ATGAGTCTTGAAGACAACAGCCTGAAAGAATTGTTTAGACTAGCAAGCAAGATTGGTAAAAAGCGTTATCACAGGCTAACAGCACAAGATTTTGCAAATTATAGAAAGTTTGACAATTGGCGATATATCAATGGCGATGGTGAGTGTGGCACGACTCAAGAAAGTAAAGATTGGGTAAGGAGTAATTCAGATTTTTATTGTCCAATTTGTGGAGATGATTACTCTCAAAAAGGTGGTAAGTCAATAGATCATAAGCTACCGCGATCGCAGTATCCTTGGTTGTCAATGGAATTCAAAAATTTATGGGTGATTTGCAAAACTTGCAATCAGGAAAAAGGCGAAATGCATTGGTATGAGTACGAACACTATATGCTCGTTAATCATCCCGATCTTTATCTTGTTATCAAAGCCGTACGTCCTATCCAATTGCTCCAGTCTTTAAAGAATAAAATTAATAAATAG
- a CDS encoding DUF6972 family protein — translation MSGIDRKIILDPRHIAKHLPETPQVQRLLRRGRSAHVFNNAAIMEKVTQAIVEKGEFTGVIRGYERYGLYFAESIGYRINPEDGLSTPLFYGEVKIDAENRYHVIPRTRPSQE, via the coding sequence ATGAGTGGCATTGACCGTAAAATTATCCTCGATCCCAGACACATTGCAAAGCATTTACCAGAAACACCACAAGTACAGCGATTACTGAGACGAGGTAGATCTGCTCACGTTTTCAATAATGCAGCCATAATGGAGAAAGTTACTCAAGCGATCGTTGAAAAAGGAGAATTTACAGGAGTGATTCGAGGATACGAGCGTTACGGCTTATACTTTGCTGAATCAATTGGCTATCGAATCAATCCTGAAGATGGCTTAAGCACTCCACTGTTCTATGGCGAGGTAAAAATTGATGCAGAAAATCGATACCATGTCATCCCCCGCACTCGACCCAGCCAAGAGTGA
- a CDS encoding nucleotidyltransferase family protein yields MQTMPVQTKAQVLALLQEYQQELQRFGVKRCGVFGSFARDTAIQAQSDVDILVAFEPDQKTFDNFIHLSFFLEDLFGRAVDLITIE; encoded by the coding sequence ATGCAAACGATGCCCGTACAAACGAAAGCTCAAGTGCTGGCTCTTCTCCAGGAATATCAGCAGGAGTTGCAGCGCTTTGGAGTTAAACGTTGCGGCGTTTTCGGCTCGTTCGCCCGTGATACCGCAATTCAAGCTCAAAGTGATGTCGATATTTTAGTTGCTTTTGAGCCAGACCAGAAAACGTTTGATAACTTTATACACCTATCCTTTTTTCTAGAAGATCTTTTCGGTAGAGCAGTTGACCTTATTACTATTGAATAA
- a CDS encoding TldD/PmbA family protein has protein sequence MMLSTYPSSLLLSRELPNLDYKLKRDRFDETWEAPLATLLGLGRAAGADFVEFFLERVNYINCLAEDDTIASISPRLSTGAGVRVFRGKADCYVSTNDLTFNGLKAALEKGLSILGLQLPAPNAYIPAINLELLRDYATTKGKDSWFASCSSIREMGEVLLDANQQLQLKANHVQSRRATYFRDWQEVLVASSDGTFARDIRLTQSVGFNLLCADGIHRTSIGQRAGSTSDPNFLRAWDYKSTAEEVAESAGKMLYADYVESGTYPIVMANQFGGVIFHEACGHLLETTQIERKTTPFADKKGEKIAHESLTAWDEGLSDSAFGTIDMDDEGMPAQRTLLIENGILKNFLSDRAGSLRTGHPRTGSGRRQSYTYAAASRMRNTYIAPGSYTNEEIFGSIDKGIYCKKMGGGSVGATGQFNFAVEEAYLIENGKITKPLKGATLIGDAQEIMNKISMCSQDLGLAAGFCGSVSGSIYVTVGQPHIKVDSITVGGR, from the coding sequence ATGATGCTATCGACGTATCCGAGTAGCCTACTGCTATCGAGAGAACTGCCTAACCTGGACTATAAATTAAAACGCGATCGCTTTGATGAAACTTGGGAAGCACCCCTTGCTACCCTACTTGGTTTAGGACGAGCAGCAGGTGCAGATTTTGTAGAATTTTTCTTGGAACGAGTTAACTATATTAACTGTTTAGCAGAAGACGACACGATCGCCAGCATCTCCCCCAGATTATCTACTGGTGCAGGGGTGAGAGTGTTTCGCGGTAAGGCTGATTGCTATGTCAGCACCAACGATTTAACATTTAACGGACTCAAAGCCGCTTTAGAAAAAGGACTTTCCATTCTAGGGTTGCAACTCCCAGCACCCAACGCCTACATCCCTGCGATTAATTTAGAACTACTACGCGACTACGCTACCACTAAAGGTAAAGATAGCTGGTTTGCTAGCTGTAGTTCGATCCGCGAAATGGGAGAAGTGCTGCTAGATGCCAACCAACAGTTACAACTTAAAGCAAACCACGTCCAATCGAGACGCGCTACCTATTTCCGTGACTGGCAAGAAGTCTTAGTTGCTTCCAGTGATGGCACATTTGCCAGAGATATCCGCCTGACACAATCGGTAGGATTTAACTTGTTGTGTGCGGATGGCATCCATCGGACATCCATCGGACAACGGGCAGGTAGTACTAGCGATCCTAATTTTCTCAGAGCTTGGGATTACAAATCAACCGCTGAGGAAGTGGCAGAATCGGCAGGTAAGATGTTGTATGCCGATTATGTAGAATCGGGTACGTATCCAATCGTGATGGCAAATCAGTTTGGTGGTGTCATCTTCCATGAAGCTTGCGGACACCTGCTGGAAACCACCCAAATCGAACGCAAAACCACTCCTTTTGCTGACAAGAAGGGTGAAAAAATCGCTCATGAAAGCCTGACTGCTTGGGATGAAGGACTGTCAGATAGTGCTTTCGGTACGATTGACATGGACGATGAGGGAATGCCAGCCCAACGGACATTATTGATCGAAAATGGAATTTTGAAAAACTTCTTGAGCGATCGCGCTGGTTCCTTGCGCACCGGACACCCCAGAACGGGAAGCGGACGCAGGCAAAGTTATACCTACGCCGCCGCCTCGCGGATGCGCAACACTTATATCGCACCAGGTAGCTATACCAACGAAGAAATCTTTGGTTCGATTGACAAAGGGATCTACTGCAAGAAAATGGGTGGTGGTAGCGTCGGCGCGACGGGACAGTTCAACTTTGCGGTTGAAGAAGCTTACTTAATTGAAAATGGCAAAATTACCAAACCCCTTAAAGGTGCTACTTTGATTGGTGACGCACAGGAAATTATGAATAAGATTTCTATGTGTTCCCAGGATTTGGGATTAGCGGCGGGTTTCTGCGGTTCTGTTAGCGGTAGTATCTACGTTACTGTCGGACAACCTCATATTAAGGTAGATTCGATTACGGTTGGCGGAAGATAA
- a CDS encoding TldD/PmbA family protein, translating into MTNIQELANYVRDSAGKIGVQKFDIFGSSVDETSVQVDSGEPKQVKASNRSGVTVRVWNENNNVGVTSTTDVYPEGIELALKTAYEASFFGVKENVPDFSPEAIAPITADTEATAPQAPVAKLIETLISAEKELLAAHPAIAGVPYNGLSQRDLDRFYLNSEGATRHEARSYASIYLYSKTDEEGKKPRSAGAFRISRNLDNLDIQACLKEAAEKTISHLNYEKVKSGKYRVVFSPEAFLSLLGAFSNLYNAQSILDKQSLSTPESIGKQIASPLLSVCDDALHPENIAGETFDGEGTPTRRISIISDGVLTNFLHSAGTAKRLDAKPTGHANIGAKVTVSPHFYHVFSNQPATQTYNLDTAENVIFVDDLHALHAGVKALQGSFSLPFDGWVVNNGKRTSIESATVAGDFLEVLQSIIFVEPEAELTPSGVCPRIWIDNLSITGE; encoded by the coding sequence ATGACGAATATTCAAGAACTTGCAAATTACGTTCGAGATAGTGCTGGTAAAATTGGCGTTCAAAAATTTGATATTTTCGGTTCTTCTGTTGATGAAACTAGCGTGCAGGTAGATTCAGGCGAACCAAAACAAGTCAAAGCCTCAAATCGTTCTGGGGTGACGGTGCGGGTGTGGAATGAAAACAATAACGTAGGAGTCACTAGCACGACTGACGTGTATCCCGAAGGTATCGAACTTGCTTTGAAAACTGCCTATGAAGCGAGTTTCTTTGGGGTTAAAGAAAATGTACCAGATTTTAGTCCAGAAGCAATCGCGCCGATTACTGCTGATACAGAAGCTACAGCACCTCAAGCACCTGTAGCTAAGTTAATTGAAACCCTCATCTCGGCTGAAAAGGAACTCTTGGCTGCTCACCCGGCGATCGCGGGTGTACCCTACAATGGTTTATCGCAAAGAGATTTAGATCGGTTTTATCTTAATAGTGAAGGTGCGACACGTCATGAAGCTCGTTCCTATGCTTCGATCTATCTTTACAGCAAAACCGATGAAGAAGGGAAAAAACCCCGTTCTGCTGGCGCATTTCGGATTAGCCGTAATCTAGACAACTTAGATATTCAAGCTTGTCTGAAAGAAGCAGCCGAAAAAACTATCAGTCACTTGAATTACGAGAAAGTTAAGTCTGGTAAATATCGCGTTGTCTTTTCTCCTGAAGCTTTTTTAAGTCTGCTGGGTGCTTTTTCTAATCTGTACAATGCTCAAAGTATTCTGGATAAACAAAGTCTGTCTACACCAGAATCTATCGGTAAGCAAATTGCCTCGCCTTTGCTTTCGGTGTGCGATGATGCATTACATCCTGAAAATATTGCTGGAGAAACGTTTGACGGTGAAGGTACGCCTACCCGTCGCATCTCGATTATCTCTGATGGAGTATTAACAAATTTTCTCCATAGCGCAGGTACGGCAAAGCGCTTAGACGCAAAACCCACCGGACACGCTAACATTGGGGCAAAGGTGACGGTTAGTCCTCATTTCTATCACGTTTTTTCTAACCAACCAGCAACTCAAACATACAACTTAGATACGGCTGAAAATGTCATTTTTGTTGACGATTTACATGCCTTACATGCCGGAGTCAAAGCTTTGCAAGGTTCTTTCTCCCTCCCCTTCGATGGTTGGGTAGTCAACAATGGCAAGCGGACGAGTATCGAATCTGCTACTGTGGCAGGAGATTTTCTGGAAGTGTTGCAGTCAATTATTTTCGTCGAACCAGAGGCAGAATTAACCCCATCTGGGGTTTGCCCTCGGATTTGGATCGATAATTTATCAATTACTGGGGAATAG